The Brachypodium distachyon strain Bd21 chromosome 4, Brachypodium_distachyon_v3.0, whole genome shotgun sequence nucleotide sequence TACAGTCTGGAGAATTTAACAATCAAAATGTCAATAATGATGGTGAACATGCTGTACAGCTGGATGTTTTGACTCCTGAAGCTTTTGAAATTACTCGGCCCGTGAAGAAAAGGAGGGTATATAGAGAGGCAAACTTAGATGAAGAGGTTATGGTAGGTACCGGCAATGCTCGGAATGATGTTTCAAACTTGACATCACAAACTCTAGTAGCAAAGGATCATCTTCTCCAAACCAGAATGCCTTTTGATTCAGTGGCTGCCGATCAACAATGTTGTATGTATTCACAACCCATTGATGAACCTATATGGAGGTAAGCCAGACTCTGTCTCACAATCATGGTTATATTTATCTATACTGATGTTTTCTCACTTTCTGTTATTATGTCAACAGTGGAATTTTGCAGATAAACGCTGAAGAGTTTGTCTGGCTGGATGCACACCTGTCGACCAAAGCATGCGAGCTTGTGTGGCAATTATCTAGATCATTGCAAACAGTAGTTGAAGTAATCAAGCTCCCTCAGTTCGAAGCCTGGCCAAAGAGCTGGGAGGCTTCAGGACCTACTGATGACAACATTGCGTTGTATTTCTTCCCACCTAGTATGAGGTATGTGTGCATTTATGTTTTTCTGCTTCTTTCTTCTGCTCAATGTTGAGTCTAAAAGGTCCGACATGCTCATCTCTAGCTCAAAAGAAGAATCAGATGGTCTAGTGGAGGAACTAATTGAGAGCAGTTCTGTCTTAAAAGTTGCTCTTGGTATCGCGGAGCTGCTAATCTTCCCCTCCACTATATTGCCTGACCAATATAAGGGTATGTGTTCAATTGGAGATTTCTTGTTTCTGTATCGTCATCATGGCATTGCACCTAGTTGGTACTTGAGATGTTATGCTTCTTATCAATCTGTCATGTCCAGTTAGGTGGTCTATTTTTTCCCAACCAGATATTGCATTGGACAAGCTATGCGTTGCATCATAAACAATGGCATACCAGGCACTGATCAAAATATGTTGTGTTTAGTGTGCCAGGGGAAACACTACCTGTGGGGATTGTTCAAGCGCACGGAAGTTGAGTCTGAGAACAAAGATGTTCTAGTTGAACAACAAGACGGTTCAGCATGTGCCAAGGAAGGGGAGACACAAGAACATCATTTTGCAGGCCAACAATATGATGTACAATGCGAGGCACCAGGCCATGACACTTCCATTCTGAAGGATGTTGTTCATGTCGAGAATCAATTGCTGGTGGATCATGATTTTGAGGCTCAAGAGGGGGCTACAGAAGCTATCATGGGTGAAGGCAAAAATTCGTCGTCCGCAAAGCTGAACCCTCCAAAAGCTACATCAAACTGTTCTACGCAGCCAAGGTTGGACCCTAAACTACATGCACCTGAAGTACACAGCCAAGAAGATGAACAAGACTTGGCCAAGCCATCAGGTGGCTCTGGACCTGCTGCGGTCACTCCCAAGCCAACAGATACTGCCGAGCACGGGCCAACCCAATTGTTTGGATTTGTCGCAGCACGGACTCCGAGAGCACAGCAACTCATCCAGGAGATGGTCAGCGAAGGCGCACTCTTGTTCTCAGTGCCGGGGGAGATGGTGAATGCCGGATCTGCAGCAGGCAGTGAGTCTCCACCTATGCACGACTGCTGCCAGTCTATTGGATTCGTCCCaatggatgatgatgtggcttCTGAAGCCTGCCTGGAGCTGTTTCCAGTTCGGCAGGATCATATTGGAAGGGCTCCTACGGTCGAAGCTAGCAAGGAGGTAGATCTTGACCTGATTCTCAGTGCACGATCGCGAGCACCGTcggcattcttatgaaaaTATGCTACTGATGCTGAGCTCAGGCTGTTTTGCAGAACTCCAGACAGAGAATTTTGCTGGGGATTGTAATGTATTGTCATCTCCCAAGTCTGTTGCCTTTCTTTAGATATACTGGAAAAAATTCTAGTGCCTTGTTTAGACCATGCAAAGGCCAGCCTGTGCATATGTACTTTCCTGATGCATATTGTTCTTGAAGGCGATGATGACGGGGGAATGCCACGCTGGAGAGTGGCTGTACTAGCGTTGCAGTTGTTCCTTTGTACTGCTACTGTTGTTTgcaaatttaatatttttgacAATTCGTAACTTTAAAACTAAAAGTCAAGAATGTGATTTATTTGAACCATGTGTCTCTTACGGTGAGTGAGTccatatagaaaaaaaatattgattaTCGTCAAAAAACATTGTTCAACTCTATCAAACAAAATTTTCTTCGAAACTTCTTGTATTTACttaggaaagaaagaaagaaaataaagaaggaaaaaagaaacgaaaaaCGGGTTAATCGGCTGCACAAGACTCGTTATCGGGCTGGCCCAACTGTACTACGCGGAGCTAGCCGTGGCCCGGTCCTTTGAGGAGGCGGGGACgtggggcgggcggcgccgcccaggGCCCATGAAAGCCAGGGTCACCCAGCTACGTATATGCAGGCCTGTCTGCATGTATATTTTTTGGACCTTACATGGTTCTAATAGCTTGCCCAATTGAATGGAATCAGCGTGGAATCAGGAGATCTATACATCCAATCTCGATCAACAGGCCGAGCCGTGAGACTGCCGCCGGCAACCAGGCGGCGCTTGTTCCATCTCGATCGCTGGAGACCGGCCGGTTCTAGCTTTTCATCTTAGCAATCTCACATTGCTCATGCCCTTACAAGACAATCGGTAAAAAAGGTTATTGA carries:
- the LOC104584781 gene encoding uncharacterized protein LOC104584781 isoform X1, coding for MAGVCEICGDVGFEQLLLACDDCKCTTHLYCLAKVLFDVSSLKSWFCDECLPRHDEVRKSIHKATNQRHAHSSSAIHHPSTTSEKSVKEPGSCRDHKHKSCKSKSKSRRKKDFSRKNSSSRKHRRSHVQPMGNKTDRNAHSCASGETLHSFEVITMETSKSSNDENQQVGNEHSVRTLNSDCVANRLPLRVNESNLQNPLDEYESPPSAAADQLNLPKDKVGSPCSLQNIGTHHDVSDNISANFMLEREKKKVRSQSDNKASRDLQNGSMTTSLPQPSTVQTVDRKMPSSENMNVLPKESSCPLSENFQIGSPMGCRVTPVLAEDNQSEASKLLDGADSSSFSETSFKEIIVLEDSDTEDEDGHSIPVDQYATDNRKKQRRLVLLDDDEEQVAEVKSEDFNHRSLECDGSMSKPRIDDDCVDEAVQSGEFNNQNVNNDGEHAVQLDVLTPEAFEITRPVKKRRVYREANLDEEVMVGTGNARNDVSNLTSQTLVAKDHLLQTRMPFDSVAADQQCCMYSQPIDEPIWSGILQINAEEFVWLDAHLSTKACELVWQLSRSLQTVVEVIKLPQFEAWPKSWEASGPTDDNIALYFFPPSMSSKEESDGLVEELIESSSVLKVALGIAELLIFPSTILPDQYKVCQGKHYLWGLFKRTEVESENKDVLVEQQDGSACAKEGETQEHHFAGQQYDVQCEAPGHDTSILKDVVHVENQLLVDHDFEAQEGATEAIMGEGKNSSSAKLNPPKATSNCSTQPRLDPKLHAPEVHSQEDEQDLAKPSGGSGPAAVTPKPTDTAEHGPTQLFGFVAARTPRAQQLIQEMVSEGALLFSVPGEMVNAGSAAGSESPPMHDCCQSIGFVPMDDDVASEACLELFPVRQDHIGRAPTVEASKEVDLDLILSARSRAPSAFL